In Spartinivicinus poritis, the following proteins share a genomic window:
- a CDS encoding FAD-dependent oxidoreductase: MYNYYDTIIIGGGLAGLVTAYELLRSPYKGSILVVEQNSIKCLGGLARQAFGGMLLVDTPLQKVNRIKDSKELASKDWQNFAEFTSADYWPQQWAEHYIQSSFKLWQWLMSLKLRFFPVVQWVERGLYIPGNSVPRYHILWGTGNRLISQLIAGISQQNDTQQLSIRYQHTVQSISQDTSGIYELSAVIGSGQTHHYRCHSLVVAAGGVAGNLEQVKKLWRIGSEPKGLLNGSHPAADGRMHHQVKQLGGNITHLDKMWNYAAGIHHPTPLFAGHGLSLIPAKSALWLNAKGERIGPEPLITGYDTHFLCQQVARESAGYTWQVLNKRIALKELAISGAEHNPSLRDRKLIQFLLESLRGNHQLVEYLVRQSDDVVIASSIIELANKMNEISGSFNVSGHTLKNTIHCYDQHINRGEQFYNDDQLRRIKQLRTWRGDRVRTCQIKPIDDPKAYPLMAIKLHLISRKTLGGIQTNLASQVLQQNHQVAENLYAVGEAAGFGGGGMCGKRSLEGTFLTGCILTAMNAAANIIKTQ, encoded by the coding sequence ATGTACAACTACTATGACACGATAATTATTGGTGGTGGGCTGGCTGGGCTGGTGACAGCCTATGAGCTTTTACGCTCTCCTTATAAAGGAAGTATTCTTGTTGTTGAACAAAATTCAATCAAATGTTTGGGTGGGTTAGCGCGACAGGCTTTTGGGGGGATGCTACTAGTAGATACACCACTACAGAAGGTCAATAGAATAAAAGACAGTAAGGAACTGGCCAGTAAAGACTGGCAAAACTTCGCAGAATTTACTTCAGCAGATTACTGGCCCCAGCAGTGGGCTGAACACTATATACAGTCTTCATTTAAACTCTGGCAATGGCTAATGTCGCTAAAGCTGCGTTTTTTTCCCGTAGTGCAGTGGGTTGAACGAGGGCTGTATATTCCAGGTAATTCAGTACCCCGCTATCACATATTATGGGGTACTGGTAATCGACTTATCTCACAGCTAATAGCTGGTATTAGTCAGCAAAATGATACACAACAACTATCAATCAGATATCAGCATACTGTCCAGAGCATTAGCCAAGATACTTCAGGTATTTATGAGCTAAGTGCTGTTATTGGGTCTGGTCAAACTCATCACTATCGCTGCCATTCATTAGTAGTGGCTGCCGGGGGAGTCGCAGGTAATCTTGAGCAAGTAAAAAAGCTCTGGAGAATTGGCAGTGAGCCAAAGGGGTTGCTCAATGGCTCGCATCCTGCTGCAGATGGTCGTATGCATCACCAAGTAAAACAGCTAGGTGGTAACATTACTCATTTAGATAAAATGTGGAATTATGCTGCGGGTATTCACCATCCAACACCGCTGTTTGCTGGTCATGGCTTAAGCTTGATTCCTGCAAAATCAGCATTATGGTTAAACGCTAAAGGTGAACGGATTGGACCAGAACCATTAATTACTGGTTATGACACTCATTTTTTATGCCAGCAAGTGGCTAGGGAGTCAGCAGGTTATACTTGGCAGGTATTAAATAAACGAATTGCACTAAAAGAACTTGCCATTTCGGGGGCTGAGCATAATCCATCACTACGTGACAGAAAGCTAATCCAGTTTTTACTGGAAAGTCTTCGAGGCAATCATCAGTTAGTAGAATATTTGGTTCGGCAATCGGATGATGTAGTTATAGCAAGTAGTATTATTGAGCTGGCAAATAAGATGAATGAAATATCAGGGAGCTTTAATGTAAGTGGTCACACCTTAAAAAATACTATTCATTGCTATGATCAACATATTAATAGAGGTGAGCAGTTTTACAATGATGATCAGTTGCGACGGATAAAGCAGTTGCGCACCTGGCGTGGAGACAGAGTAAGAACTTGTCAGATAAAACCGATTGATGATCCCAAAGCTTACCCACTTATGGCAATTAAGCTCCATTTAATTTCACGAAAAACCCTTGGTGGCATTCAAACTAACTTAGCCAGCCAAGTATTACAGCAAAATCATCAAGTGGCTGAAAACTTGTACGCAGTAGGGGAGGCAGCAGGATTTGGTGGTGGAGGTATGTGTGGAAAGCGCTCTTTAGAAGGAACTTTTTTAACTGGATGTATTTTAACTGCAATGAATGCAGCAGCTAATATTATAAAAACACAGTAA
- a CDS encoding helix-turn-helix transcriptional regulator: MAHQTINSQKIKNTLSATTFDDQANYNDLGLTGSVEAFISELYRAALHTAPKHFYHSSLTKLTEITESDAAIWCYGHIATMSFHTYTTVGVPVSFANRLISNWAVNPILTSLIRHAEQPIDIKDFISDEVFFQSACYRDCFRPFKLKRALSSIAFNFKSGFFDLLTIYRKRQEHTYNNHQKQLQTRLSYHLRQAAKLHKECIVASNQQARKYNNCSLALCDSKGFIYYHQPNFLTLLGNEFKQQSSHQLPEIMNVTDEQQLQLSEITAYIQPLLPWKIVAIRKNGALDKLSCRQQQIVQLLTQGFSYKQIAIKLNVAPSTVANHLYQSYKKLNITSRSQLQNILATISQD, from the coding sequence ATGGCACACCAAACTATTAATAGTCAAAAAATTAAAAATACTCTTTCAGCAACTACCTTTGATGACCAAGCGAACTATAACGATTTAGGCTTAACAGGCTCAGTAGAAGCATTTATCAGCGAGCTTTATCGTGCAGCATTACACACTGCACCTAAACACTTTTATCACTCTTCCCTGACTAAATTAACAGAAATCACGGAGTCTGATGCTGCAATCTGGTGCTATGGGCACATTGCGACAATGAGCTTTCACACCTATACGACAGTTGGTGTTCCTGTTAGCTTTGCTAATCGCTTGATTAGCAATTGGGCAGTTAACCCAATTTTAACCTCATTGATTCGTCATGCAGAGCAACCTATCGATATTAAAGACTTTATTTCAGATGAAGTCTTTTTTCAGTCAGCTTGCTATCGAGACTGCTTTAGGCCTTTTAAATTAAAGCGAGCACTTAGTTCTATTGCTTTCAACTTTAAGAGTGGGTTCTTCGACTTACTCACCATTTACCGAAAACGCCAAGAACATACCTATAATAACCACCAAAAACAGCTACAAACACGATTAAGCTATCACCTTCGACAGGCAGCTAAATTACATAAAGAATGTATAGTAGCCAGCAACCAACAAGCCAGGAAGTACAACAATTGCTCACTGGCGCTATGTGACTCGAAAGGTTTTATTTACTATCACCAACCAAATTTTTTAACCTTGCTAGGAAATGAGTTCAAACAGCAAAGCTCCCACCAGCTACCCGAAATCATGAACGTAACAGATGAGCAGCAGCTTCAGCTAAGTGAAATTACTGCATACATACAACCCTTGCTACCTTGGAAAATTGTTGCAATAAGAAAAAATGGAGCACTGGATAAATTATCTTGCAGACAACAACAGATTGTTCAATTATTGACCCAAGGGTTTTCTTACAAGCAAATAGCTATCAAACTAAATGTCGCACCATCAACAGTGGCTAATCACTTATATCAATCCTATAAAAAACTCAACATCACAAGTCGCAGCCAGTTACAAAATATTTTGGCAACAATATCTCAAGACTGA
- a CDS encoding TetR/AcrR family transcriptional regulator: protein MGRPIEFNRDEVLDQALEVFWNTGYTATSVADLVDATSLKPGSLYAAFKSKRGLYMAAIDCYAQRRLDKQVCCFESIDSPLAAIKLYFEQLAADILLDNDSKGCFLVNTLLEVAPHDEGIHQKVSSYLRQIEAGLRHMIEKAQKCGEISAEKDPKILSQLLMLGITGLRVLTGTKPDKQDLDRILAQLLSNLTSQ from the coding sequence ATGGGCCGTCCTATAGAGTTCAACAGAGATGAGGTCCTTGATCAGGCCCTCGAAGTCTTCTGGAATACTGGCTATACAGCCACTTCTGTAGCTGATCTGGTCGACGCCACAAGCTTAAAGCCAGGCAGTTTATATGCAGCCTTCAAAAGTAAGCGTGGCCTTTATATGGCTGCAATTGACTGTTATGCGCAACGCCGGTTGGATAAACAGGTATGTTGTTTTGAGTCAATCGACTCTCCATTAGCAGCTATAAAGCTTTACTTTGAACAACTAGCCGCTGACATTTTGCTGGATAACGACTCAAAAGGTTGCTTTTTAGTAAATACATTACTTGAAGTAGCTCCCCATGATGAAGGTATCCACCAAAAAGTAAGTAGTTATTTAAGACAAATAGAAGCTGGCTTACGCCATATGATTGAGAAAGCACAAAAGTGTGGCGAGATTTCAGCAGAAAAAGATCCAAAAATTTTATCCCAATTACTAATGTTAGGTATCACTGGTTTACGAGTACTTACAGGCACTAAGCCTGACAAACAGGACTTGGATCGTATTTTAGCTCAATTACTAAGCAACTTAACGAGCCAATAG
- a CDS encoding ATP-binding cassette domain-containing protein → MIKLEKISLYRGHKQLLAKVSATIHNGQKVAIIGANGSGKSSFFAMLLGQLTIDSGDLLMPEKASIAHMKQEVGSSDRAAVEYVIDGDVQLRALQTSLLQAEQQQNHQRVAHIHAELDAINGYTAHYRAEQLLQGLGFSPSEYVKPVNTFSGGWQIRLNLAQALMCRSDILLLDEPTNHLDLDAIIWLEEWLKRYQGTLLLISHDRDFVDNVVGQVIHFEHQQLHSYSGNYSAYERIRAERLALQQSLYEKQQREIAHLEKFINRFRAKASKARQAQSRLKTLDKLERIAQAHVDSPFSFTFGDNSRVSNPLLQLQKTDLGYPDKIVLRSVNLNIQPGARIGLLGANGAGKSTLIKTLAGQLSVQAGQKLEGQNLKIGYFAQQHLDALDISATPLLVIQRLSPTVSEQTIRDFLGGFNFIGDQAVATIENFSGGEKARLALAVIAWQSPNLLLLDEPTNHLDIDMRFALTKALQDFEGAVVLVSHDRHLLNSSVDDLWLVSNGEVKPYQQDLSEYSKWLIEQKKAQQAAKVNDGTEQQDSGQQVQTKLAAKSRKEQKREEAAIRSQLRPLKQKVEQLEVDIHKTEQALEALSENLGDASLYEEKNKGKLRQLLDEQSQLKKQQQLLEDDWMMAQEELETMTHQLS, encoded by the coding sequence ATGATCAAGTTGGAAAAAATTTCATTATATCGTGGCCACAAGCAGCTATTGGCTAAAGTCAGTGCAACTATCCATAATGGCCAGAAAGTAGCAATAATTGGAGCCAACGGCTCTGGTAAATCAAGCTTTTTTGCAATGCTGCTAGGTCAACTCACTATTGATAGTGGTGACTTGCTGATGCCTGAAAAAGCAAGTATTGCTCATATGAAGCAAGAGGTAGGCAGTAGTGATCGAGCAGCAGTTGAATATGTTATTGATGGTGATGTTCAATTAAGAGCATTGCAAACATCTTTGTTACAGGCTGAGCAGCAGCAGAATCATCAACGAGTAGCCCATATTCATGCCGAATTAGATGCTATCAATGGCTATACTGCACACTATCGAGCAGAGCAATTATTACAAGGTTTAGGATTCAGCCCATCAGAATATGTGAAGCCAGTAAATACTTTTTCAGGTGGTTGGCAGATTAGACTGAACCTAGCCCAAGCACTGATGTGTCGTTCAGACATCTTATTATTAGATGAACCCACTAACCACTTAGATCTAGATGCAATTATCTGGTTGGAGGAGTGGTTAAAACGTTATCAAGGTACTTTATTGCTAATCTCCCATGACCGAGACTTTGTTGATAATGTCGTAGGTCAGGTCATTCACTTTGAGCACCAGCAACTTCATAGTTATTCTGGAAACTACTCGGCTTACGAGCGAATTAGGGCAGAGCGGCTTGCTTTGCAGCAGTCTTTATATGAAAAGCAACAGCGAGAAATTGCTCACCTGGAGAAGTTTATAAATAGATTCAGGGCCAAAGCATCTAAAGCACGACAGGCGCAAAGCCGGTTAAAAACTTTGGATAAATTAGAGCGAATTGCCCAAGCCCATGTGGATAGCCCATTTTCATTTACTTTTGGCGACAACAGTCGGGTTTCTAACCCACTACTGCAACTACAAAAAACCGATTTAGGTTACCCTGACAAAATAGTTTTGCGTTCAGTTAATCTTAATATTCAACCTGGAGCGAGAATAGGTTTACTTGGCGCAAATGGAGCAGGTAAATCCACATTGATTAAAACCCTCGCAGGTCAACTGTCTGTTCAAGCAGGCCAAAAACTGGAGGGACAAAACTTAAAAATAGGCTATTTTGCTCAGCAGCATTTGGATGCCTTAGATATTTCAGCTACTCCGCTTCTGGTAATCCAACGGCTATCACCTACTGTATCAGAGCAAACGATTCGGGATTTTTTAGGTGGTTTTAATTTTATAGGTGATCAGGCTGTTGCCACCATTGAGAATTTCTCTGGTGGCGAAAAAGCTCGCTTGGCCTTAGCGGTAATTGCTTGGCAGTCACCGAATTTACTTCTATTGGATGAGCCTACCAACCACTTGGATATTGATATGCGCTTTGCCCTGACCAAAGCTTTACAAGACTTTGAAGGTGCAGTGGTATTAGTTTCTCACGATCGTCATTTGTTAAATAGCTCGGTAGATGACCTATGGCTGGTAAGTAATGGGGAAGTAAAGCCTTATCAGCAAGATTTATCTGAATACAGCAAATGGTTAATAGAACAGAAGAAAGCACAACAAGCTGCAAAGGTTAATGATGGTACTGAACAACAAGATTCTGGTCAGCAAGTACAAACTAAGTTGGCTGCAAAGTCTCGAAAGGAACAAAAGCGGGAAGAAGCTGCAATTCGCAGCCAACTGAGGCCGCTTAAACAAAAAGTAGAGCAGCTTGAAGTTGATATTCACAAGACAGAGCAAGCACTTGAAGCTTTGAGTGAAAACCTGGGTGATGCGTCTTTATATGAGGAAAAAAATAAAGGGAAGTTACGCCAGTTATTGGATGAGCAAAGTCAACTAAAAAAACAACAGCAATTATTGGAAGATGACTGGATGATGGCTCAGGAAGAACTAGAAACCATGACGCATCAATTGAGTTAA
- a CDS encoding TIGR02444 family protein, translated as MNLDTIPQVSTAANPFWQFSCAVYQQPKVAKTALHFQDNWQLSINYLLFCSFCSLHNKQLSQCNSLQLWQQLAQWHQEYTLQIRKLRQKLKGYSTDEEGSLLYQLIKRMELHFEYHEQQILFRHFNELDQVSQKKPADLFITNTSNYLNSINQFPFQELLTALSAWFNEITQYWQTISAKRQK; from the coding sequence GTGAACCTTGATACCATTCCTCAAGTCTCAACAGCAGCTAATCCTTTCTGGCAGTTTTCATGTGCTGTTTACCAACAACCTAAAGTCGCTAAAACTGCTTTACATTTTCAAGACAATTGGCAATTAAGTATTAATTATTTATTGTTTTGTAGTTTTTGCAGCCTTCATAACAAACAGCTTAGTCAGTGCAATAGCCTACAGTTGTGGCAACAGCTGGCCCAATGGCATCAAGAATATACATTGCAAATAAGGAAACTACGGCAAAAACTTAAAGGTTATAGTACAGATGAAGAAGGAAGTTTACTCTACCAATTAATTAAACGAATGGAATTACATTTTGAATACCACGAGCAGCAAATTCTTTTCCGTCATTTCAACGAACTTGATCAAGTTAGCCAGAAAAAGCCTGCTGATCTATTTATTACCAATACATCAAACTATCTTAATAGTATTAATCAATTTCCATTTCAAGAGTTACTAACAGCTCTTTCAGCATGGTTTAACGAAATAACGCAATATTGGCAAACAATCTCAGCAAAAAGGCAGAAATAA